A genomic window from Punica granatum isolate Tunisia-2019 chromosome 2, ASM765513v2, whole genome shotgun sequence includes:
- the LOC116197406 gene encoding photosynthetic NDH subunit of lumenal location 1, chloroplastic, producing MAALQNCPSIHRRLLPSTFSQQAGLQKQGTVPSSCRRGSPFAVRAEQFVTSDSASAPIHPPSPGQCKRRPLLLGIGAIASSLLPAASVLAEEIPPNYQSFVDLVDGYSYYYPSDWREFEFRGHDSAFKDRYLQLQNVRVRFIPTDMKDIHDMGPMEEVVTNLVNNVYAAPNQMATILGMQEKTINGKNYYTFEYGLKSPNFTSTSFATVAVANGRYYTLTVAANERRWRRVRNKLKVVADSFQVLDI from the exons ATGGCTGCTCTGCAGAACTGTCCTTCAATCCATAGAAGGCTTCTGCCCAGCACCTTCTCTCAGCAAGCAGGGCTGCAGAAGCAGGGGACAGTCCCTTCCAGCTGCAGAAGAGGCAGCCCATTTGCAGTAAGAGCTGAGCAATTTGTAACTTCCGATTCCGCCTCGGCTCCGATTCACCCTCCTTCTCCAG GTCAATGCAAGAGAAGGCCTCTGCTTTTGGGCATAGGAGCTATAGCTTCCAGTCTACTCCCCGCTGCTTCTGTTCTTGCAGAAG AAATACCACCAAACTACCAATCTTTTGTGGACCTGGTTGATGGGTATTCGTATTATTACCCCTCGGATTGGAGG GAATTTGAGTTCAGGGGACACGATTCTGCATTCAAGGACAGGTACCTGCAGCTGCAAAATGTGAGAGTGAGATTCATCCCAACTGATATGAAAGACATTCATGACATGGGCCCCATGGAGGAA GTTGTTACAAATTTGGTGAATAATGTTTATGCTGCTCCCAATCAAATGGCCACCATACTTGGGATGCAAGAA AAAACAATCAATGGAAAGAACTATTACACCTTTGAGTACGGGCTTAAGTCTCCAAACTTCACCAGCACTTCTTTTGCGACTGTTGCAGTTGCAAACG GGAGATATTACACATTGACAGTTGCGGCGAATGAGAGGCGGTGGAGGAGAGTGAGGAACAAGCTCAAAGTTGTTGCAGACTCTTTCCAGGTGCTTGATATCTGA